The following proteins are co-located in the Halictus rubicundus isolate RS-2024b chromosome 1, iyHalRubi1_principal, whole genome shotgun sequence genome:
- the LOC143358930 gene encoding aminomethyltransferase, mitochondrial: MFRFGARERSVCLDCFERCLENLAGSGREFCGLAIRRTSSSKPGSSRCLIDSAERFGARRSSTAVKPAPEPRKTCLYDLHAQHRGKIVNFSGWLLPVQYQEAIAASHQHTRTFASLFDVGHMMQTRVSGNSATDFLESLTTSDLKNLKKGCAVLTVFTNDNGGILDDLIITKDDDDKYFVVSNAGRRDEDSLLLSQKQEDFKSQGKTVNLEFLDPLEQGLVALQGPTSAAVLQQYVNIDLKELRFMNSVETDVFGSRVRISRCGYTGEDGFEISMPVKVANSLVQRIVETSDTKLAGLGARDSLRLEAGLCLYGHDIDEETTPVEAGLTWLVAKRRRAEENFPGAQKILSQIKSGVRKKRIGLMLGQGPPGREGAAILTPEGERVGKVTSGGPSPTLGRPIAMGYVPPELAHYGGGVLVEVRGKTYKATVTKMPFVKANYYKTDK; encoded by the exons ATGTTCCGTTTCGGTGCGCGAGAGAGATCGGTTTGCCTGGACTGTTTCGAGAGATGCCTGGAGAACCTGGCCGGAAGTGGCCGGGAATTCTGCGGACTGGCGATTAGGCGAACGAGCAGCTCGAAGCCTGGCTCCTCGAGATGTTTGATCGATTCGGCCGAGCGATTTGGAGCTCGTCGTTCGTCGACGGCCGTGAAACCGGCGCCAGAGCCACGGAAGACCTGCTTGTACGACTTGCACGCGCAGCACCGAG GAAAAATAGTCAACTTCTCGGGATGGCTGCTGCCTGTCCAATATCAGGAGGCGATAGCAGCGTCCCATCAGCATACAAGGACGTTTGCGTCATTGTTCGATGTGGGCCACATGATGCAGACCAGAGTCTCTGGGAATAGTGCTACCGATTTCTTGGAATCCTTGACCACCAGCGACCTGAAGAACTTGAAGAAGGGTTGCGCGGTGCTTACGGTGTTTACTAACGATAATGGAGGCATTCTGGATGACCTGATTATTACGAAGGACGACGATGACAAGTACTTCGTGGTGTCTAATGCTGGACGGCGGGACGAGGATTCGCTGTTACTGAGTCAGAAGCAG GAAGACTTCAAATCCCAAGGAAAAACAGTGAACCTAGAGTTCCTAGACCCCTTGGAACAAGGTCTGGTGGCCTTGCAAGGTCCAACATCAGCGGCCGTTCTCCAGCAATACGTGAACATCGATTTGAAAGAGCTGAGATTCATGAACAGTGTGGAAACTGATGTGTTTGGAAGTCGAGTTAGAATATCTCGTTGCGGATACACAGGAGAAGATGGTTTTGAGATATCTATGCCGGTGAAGGTCGCGAACAGTTTGGTCCAGAGGATTGTGGAGACGTCCGACACAAAGTTGGCTGGTCTAGGAGCTAGAGATAGCTTGAG GCTTGAGGCTGGACTTTGCTTGTACGGGCACGATATCGACGAGGAAACTACCCCTGTTGAAGCCGGGCTTACTTGGCTAGTAG CTAAAAGGAGAAGGGCAGAAGAAAATTTCCCCGGGGCCCAAAAGATACTATCACAGATCAAATCAGGAGTCAGGAAGAAACGAATTGGTCTGATGTTGGGACAAGGTCCACCGGGCAGAGAAGGGGCGGCCATATTGACACCGGAAGGAGAACGCGTTGGGAAAGTGACTTCCGGTGGGCCCAGTCCAACCCTTGGACGACCCATTGCTATGGGGTATGTGCCCCCAGAATTAGCTCACTATGGTGGAGGAGTGTTGGTCGAAGTTCGGGGGAAAACGTACAAAGCTACCGTGACGAAGATGCCTTTCGTCAAGGCGAACTATTACAAAACAGATAAATGA